The region TTATCAGGTCGATCATTTACGCCGGAGTTCAGCCCAGAAAGCACTCGAAGGACTTAAGAACGTACAGGATTTACTACTGGCGGGTTGGACATCTTTACGAATTGCCGGTGATGCTGATGTAGCGTACGCACAGTTCGATATTCGTAATGCCATTAATAAAGGACTGTTTGTTGGCCCGCGCATCTTCGGAGCAGGGCACTATATATCCGTAACGGGCGGTGGGGGTGATATTAACTTTATGTCTCATGAGCAACCCATTCTCGCCGATGGCCTTATAGCAAATGGCCCTGATGAAATGCGCAAAGCCGTTCGGGAAGAGATAAAACACGGTAGCGACTGGATTAAAATACTGGTAACGGGCGCATTTATGACCGTTGGTGATAATCCGCAGGACGTTCATTTCAGTGCCGAAGAATTAAGGGCCGTGATGGAAGAGGCCGCCCGCCGACATCGACCCGTAATGGCTCATGCCCATGCTACAGAAGGCATTAAAATGGCCATTAAAGCTGGCGTCCGTTCTATAGAGCATGGTTCTTATCTGGACGAGGAAGGAATCGACCTGCTAATTCAGCATGGCACATACCTTGTGCCAACACTCAGTGTTGACCTATTTTTTCAGGAGAAGTACTTCAATAGTAAAGCGCTCGCCAAAGCTGTTCAATTAGGGAAAAAAGTAAACGATGAAAACACCAGAAACAGGATGATCTCGCTTGCCATTAGTAAAGGCGTTAAAGTAGCACTAGGTACCGATAACGTTGGCTTTCCACCTACTTTCCCGGCCCGTGAATTTGCTGAGTTAGTAAAACTAGGCATGACACCAATGCAGGCAATTCAGGCAGGCACCAAAGTAAATGCCGAGATGCTAGGTAAGGAAAAAGACCTTGG is a window of Spirosoma linguale DSM 74 DNA encoding:
- a CDS encoding amidohydrolase (PFAM: amidohydrolase; Amidohydrolase 3~KEGG: ccs:CCNA_03225 parathion hydrolase) is translated as MRLSVYYISVFLVGLTFTNTDAQKSAIVCRQLIDGTGKVIQNAALVLDAERIIAAGSRQIIPKGVPITDLGEYTVLPGMIDAHVHPFIDKDDYQVDHLRRSSAQKALEGLKNVQDLLLAGWTSLRIAGDADVAYAQFDIRNAINKGLFVGPRIFGAGHYISVTGGGGDINFMSHEQPILADGLIANGPDEMRKAVREEIKHGSDWIKILVTGAFMTVGDNPQDVHFSAEELRAVMEEAARRHRPVMAHAHATEGIKMAIKAGVRSIEHGSYLDEEGIDLLIQHGTYLVPTLSVDLFFQEKYFNSKALAKAVQLGKKVNDENTRNRMISLAISKGVKVALGTDNVGFPPTFPAREFAELVKLGMTPMQAIQAGTKVNAEMLGKEKDLGTLETGKFADLIAVKGNPLTDITELQRVKFVMIGGKIIKFEK